GCGTGGCATAGATCACGATGAGTTTGGATTGAGTCAATCCAAACTCATAAACGTGATCGATTTTCATATGTTAGCGCGGGATGCGAGAAACCGGTGCCCACTTTTTCGCATCTCGCGCTAGCCTCCGGCTGCAATCTTCTGCAACGAAAGAGACATCATCGGGAAACATCCCGCAGCTAGATTGAGGATGCCTCGCCGAAGAAGCCAACACCGCCAGGAGTCTTCGGCTTCCGATCATCAGGAGCCAACCGCCTGATGCAGAAGTCAGGCGCCCGAGTCCCCTTCGGGCGCCTGATTGTTATTGTCGGACAAAGCACCGAGCGGATCTCGCTCAATCGTCTTGCTGGTAATGCTTCGGCTTCTACAGAAGCGGGCGGCACTGCACCGCGTCAGGAGCTTACCTAGACCGTGATGAGATTGGACTGGGTTATGTCCGTCATCTGTGAAGTAGTTTGCGCATTAGTACGCGCCACGGTGGGCGCTTGACATCGTGGGCCAGATGGCAGGATTGGGAAATATCAAGTTGAGGAGTTGCGTTCGGACTTCAACTCCTGAGTCTGACCGATATAACTCGGATAGGATCAAGCGAATGGCTCTAGGCCTCCGAATAATCCTTGAAGTCGTGCAAGCTTTGCTGCGCGTGTGGAACAAGAAGGATGAGGATAATATCCTCGAGAATGCCGCACAAACCAGCAAGGCCTCTGACGATGGAGCTGCGGGTCAATCGCCCGGGACTCCATCACGGCCGGCGAATATACAGACCATCCATGGCCAGCCCTTGAATGCGGCCGGATTGCGTGCCGTTGAGCGCGCAACACAATTGGTCTTTGGCGGAACAGGGACACATCAACGCCCCGAGAATACAAACAAGGGATTAAGTGATCCCGGAGTTCACATCGATATGGCCAAGAAAGCTCCGCACCTGGAGAAGCAGTTGCCGGAAATACGCTGCACAAGGTCCGGCGAAGTCAATTGGCAAAGTCCGCCGGCAACTGTCGCCACGTAAACTACGCAAGTCGGGCAGAATCGATCTCGTCTATGAGCTGGGATTGATTCAACCCAAACCTATCGTGCTCCAGCCTTACCCGCGCCCGGTGGCGCCGTAGGCGGCAACTACTCCCTCCGCCATCCGCTTGAAGCGGGAGCTCGGTCCCTCGGCGCCGTCGCTTTGACGGCTGATCCGGGCGCCTTCGAACAGGAGACACAGCGTGTCGGCGGCCAGCTCGGCCTCCGCCAGTCCCGCCCGCTGGCATAGATCGACGAGCCGGCGGCGATGCTCTTTCTTGCCGTCCTCGATCACGCGCCGTCCGGGATGATTGTCTTCGGTGAGTTCGACCGCCGCATTGGCGATCTCGCAGCCGCGCTTATCCGATTCGATGCAGCGCGCACCGGCCGCGATCCAGGCGAGGAGCTGCGCTTTGGGATTGCTGGGATAGTCGCGCTCGAGCTGATCCCATTTGCTCAGCGTCTCGTTGATCGCCTTCTGCAGGCACTCGACGATGAGATCGTCCTTTGAGCCGAAATGCCGGTAGAGCGTCATCTTGTTGGTGCCGGCAGCCTCGGTGATCGCCTCGACGCCGATGCCCTTGATGCCATGCTGATGGAACAGGTCGCGGGCGGTGAGAAGGAGACGGTCGCGCGGCTTGAGATCGGCTCCAGCGGGAGCGTCTTCCACTTTTTGCAAAATTTTTGCGGCCATGGCCTTGACTCTGTTGTGACCGGTCGGTAACAGTATGCTTGTTAATGACCGGTAACACCCAATCCGGTTTGAGTCAAGATCTTGGATGCCTCAGGCATCCCGTTACGTGAAGGAGGCCAAAATGTCCTTTTATTACAAGGGCCCGACCATCGACCAGCTGTTGAGCGACCCGGTGACGCTCGCGATGATGGAGGCCGACAATGTTGATCCGGTGGCTTTTCGGCAGATGATTGACCGGACAAGCCGGCGCTTGCGCGCCAATCGCACCTCCTAATCCGGGGAGTGCGCCCGCCATGGTCGGCTTTTTCATCGAGCGACCGATATTCGCCTCGGCCATCGCCGTCATCATGGTGCTGGCCGGGGCGATCGCGTTTTTCCTGCTGCCGGTCGGGCAATTCCCCAATATTACACCGCCCCAGGTGGTGGTGAGCGCCAGCTATCCGGGCGCCAGCGCGCAGGTCGTCGCCGACACGGTGACGACGCCGCTCGAACAGTCGATCAACGGCGCCGAAGGCATGACCTATATGTCCTCGGCCAGCTCCAATGACGGGTCGTCGCGCATCACCGTCACTTTCGATGTCGGCTATGATGCCGATCTCGCCGCGGTGGACGTCCAGAACCGCGTCTCGCAGGCCGCCTCCTCGCTGCCGGCGATCGTCAACCAGTCCGGCGTGACGGTGAAGAAGCAGAATCCCAGCTTCGTCATGGTCGTCAATCTGATCTCGCCCGACAATTCGGTCGATGCGGTGGGCTTGAGCAACTACGCCTATTTGCAGGTCGTCGACCCGTTGAAGCGCGTGCCGGGTGTGGGCGATGTGGTCATCTGGGGCGAGCGGCGCTATTCGATGCGCATCTGGCTCGATCCCGACAAGCTCGCCAATCTCGGCATCACCGCGGTCGATGTGCAGAACGCCATTGCCGAACAGAATGTCCAGGTCGCGGCCGGCAAGATCGGCCAGTCGCCCGCGCCCGCCGGCACCGCCTTCGAAATGCAGGTCAATGCCACAGGGCGCCTGAGCGATCCGGAAGCCTTCGGAGATATCGTCGTCCGCGCCAATTCGGCCGCCGGGTCCCTGGTGCGATTGCGCGACGTCGGCCGCGTCGAGCTCGGCTCGCTGCTTTATGCCACCTCCGCCTTCCAGAATGACCGGCCGACCATCTTCATCGGCGTCTTCCAGATGCCGGGATCGAACGCGCTGCAGCTGCAGCAGGCCGTCGAAGACAAGATGAAGCAGCTCTCGGCGCAATTTCCGAAGGGCATCACCTATAATATCAAATACAACACGACGCGCTTCGTATCGGCGGCGATGGAAGACGTGGTGAAGACTCTGCTGGAGGCGCTCATTCTGGTCGTCGCCGTGGTCTTCATCTTCCTGCAGAGCTGGCGCACCACCCTCATTCCCGTCATCGCCATTCCGGTGTCGCTGATCGCCACCATGGTGGTGATGCTGGCGCTGGGCTTCTCGCTCAACATGCTGAGCCTTCTCGGCATGGTGCTCGCCATCGGGCTTGTCGTCGACGATGCCATCGTCGTGGTGGAGAATGTCGAGCGCCAGCTCGAGGCCGGATATAAACCGCTCGAGGCCGCGCGCCGTGCCATGAAGGAAGTGACGGGACCCATCATCGCCACCACCGCCGTGCTCATGGCGGTGTTCATCCCGGTCGCTTTCATTCCGGGCGTCACCGGCCAGCTCTACAACCAGTTCGCCTTGACGGTGGCGATCTCGGTCGGCATCTCGGCATTCAACTCGCTCACTTTGAGCCCGGCTCTTTCGGCAGCCTTCCTGCGCCATCGCCCGCCCTCGACGTTCTTTCTCTATCGCTGGTTCAACGACGGCTTCGGCTGGCTTTCGCAGGCCTATTCCACTTCGGTGCGCGGCTTCATCAAAGCGCGCTGGCTGATGTTCGGCTTCTTCGCCGTTCTGCTGGCCGCGACCTGGCTCGTTTCCACCCGCATCCCGTCGGCCTTCCTGCCGGTCGAGGATCAGGGCTATTTCTTCGCCGTCGTGCAATTGCCGGACGGGGCTTCGCTCGAGCGCACCGATGCCCTGGTCGAGAAAGTGCGCCAGA
This genomic stretch from Nordella sp. HKS 07 harbors:
- a CDS encoding TetR/AcrR family transcriptional regulator gives rise to the protein MAAKILQKVEDAPAGADLKPRDRLLLTARDLFHQHGIKGIGVEAITEAAGTNKMTLYRHFGSKDDLIVECLQKAINETLSKWDQLERDYPSNPKAQLLAWIAAGARCIESDKRGCEIANAAVELTEDNHPGRRVIEDGKKEHRRRLVDLCQRAGLAEAELAADTLCLLFEGARISRQSDGAEGPSSRFKRMAEGVVAAYGATGRG
- a CDS encoding efflux RND transporter permease subunit; amino-acid sequence: MVGFFIERPIFASAIAVIMVLAGAIAFFLLPVGQFPNITPPQVVVSASYPGASAQVVADTVTTPLEQSINGAEGMTYMSSASSNDGSSRITVTFDVGYDADLAAVDVQNRVSQAASSLPAIVNQSGVTVKKQNPSFVMVVNLISPDNSVDAVGLSNYAYLQVVDPLKRVPGVGDVVIWGERRYSMRIWLDPDKLANLGITAVDVQNAIAEQNVQVAAGKIGQSPAPAGTAFEMQVNATGRLSDPEAFGDIVVRANSAAGSLVRLRDVGRVELGSLLYATSAFQNDRPTIFIGVFQMPGSNALQLQQAVEDKMKQLSAQFPKGITYNIKYNTTRFVSAAMEDVVKTLLEALILVVAVVFIFLQSWRTTLIPVIAIPVSLIATMVVMLALGFSLNMLSLLGMVLAIGLVVDDAIVVVENVERQLEAGYKPLEAARRAMKEVTGPIIATTAVLMAVFIPVAFIPGVTGQLYNQFALTVAISVGISAFNSLTLSPALSAAFLRHRPPSTFFLYRWFNDGFGWLSQAYSTSVRGFIKARWLMFGFFAVLLAATWLVSTRIPSAFLPVEDQGYFFAVVQLPDGASLERTDALVEKVRQTLSAEPGIDTVMGISGFNFLTFANQSNAAAVFAVLKPWNERGPGLSATGIVNNVRPKLFGMSEGLVLAFEPPSINGLGTTGGFEFQVEDLTGRGTAAVNEATQALLAEARKQPELNPQTLFTTFSTSTPQYNYDLDRNKAKLLGLNLPDVFNTLQIYLGSLYVNDFNMFGRTFRVTLQAEQGARASATDLSRLYVRNNAGEMVPLSTLGALKSVVGPETVTHYNNYGSALINGNAAPGYSSGQAIEAMQRAAATALPKDFGFEWTGITYQELKAGSVAIIVFALALVFCFLILAAQYESWSMPFMVLLSVPTALFGALVAIWLRGMQMDVYSQIGFVMLIGLAAKNAILIVEFAKHLREGGLGIVEAAMEAGRLRLRPILMTAFAFILGVVPLMLASGAGAASRQSLGTAVFGGMLAATVLTLVFVPVFYAVIEEWRERKHKIEPGLAPHIQPAE